AGTGCTGCCCGGAGCCATGCAGATGTTAACCATGTCGGGAGAGGGACGAGATAAGCCGCCCCGGAAGCCATTGCCTGTGGATTCGCGTCCGGCACGGGCTGCCCAGCGGCGATCCCAGTAGAAGCCTTTGACGGTGCCGTTTTTGATGTAGGCTTTGCGGCTAGTGGGGGTGCCTTCGTCGTCGAAGGTGCGGGCGCTGATGCCGAGGCTGGGGTCTTCAAAGAGGGTGAGGCGAGGGTCGAAGAGGGTTTCGCCAATTTTGTCGGCAAGGGGAGAAGATTTTTGGACGACGGTTTGCCCTGAGAGAACGGTGTCGAATAGTCCGGCGATCGCACTAGCCACTGCCCTGGGGGTAAACAGCACAGGATAAGATCCGCTGCTAATCGTGGCGGTCTGCTCTGCCCGTCGATATTTTTCTAATAGCTCTGCCAAAATGCGATCGGTGTTGAGGGGGCGATCGTTGGCGACATCGAAGCTATAGGCTTGTAAAAAGTCTTCGCCTCGCACCAGGTTTCCTGAAATGCTGACGCTGGTGGTGCGGCTGGTGCGTTCGGCGTATACGTCGTTGCTGGTAACAATTTTGACGGTGCCAGAGCGGGCGTGAAAGCTCACGTCTACCAGAATTTCGGCGTTGTAATCGTGGACTTGTTGAATGAGGCGATCGCCTACTTCGACTAATTCTTCGGTTTTGGGGGGTGCATAGTTTGTGCCACCACTCTCTACCTGATGGAAATTTGCAGCAAACTCAAACTCTGCTGCGCTGCCAATTTCAGCAGTCTGCACGGCAGCATCGACCAGATCTTCTAGTCGAGTCAGATCAGTGGAACTGGCAAACCCAAACCGACCGTTGCAAATGACCCGTAGCGCTACGCCTTGTAGTGCCTTGGTTTGCAGCGACTTGAGACGATTATTCTCAAATTCGATCGGCGTGTCTTCGCTAGAGACAAAGTAAATCTCAGCCGCTTCTGAGCGTGGTTTGGCGAGTTGCAAAATGGTTTCTAGGATGGAATCGTTCATTCGTTTAAGTCTTCTCTATTAATTAGATGATCCAGAATTCTACGATTCTCGGTTTGCAAACCCCTGACTTCACCTTGCACCTCTCGAATCTCACCCTGCATCTCTCGCATGATAGCCCGATCTTCGTCAGCGCTTTGGGCTAGAACTGTAATCATGCTCACCACATCACTAATGTTGGTGCGCATTTCTTGATGATTGCTGGCTTGCTGGTGGGCAAGCTGTTGGACAGCAAGTAAAGTGGTTTCTGCTAGTGCTTCTAGTCGATCCAGGCGTTCTTCAGTGGTCATACTTTCTGCGTTGCTCGATAACTTAATTTTAGAGGAGTTTCAGCTAAACCAGATTAATCCCATCTCTAAGATAGTCAGATCAACACCTTGACATTTTTCTCTCAAAATGAGAGCATAGCATCATTATTGATTAATTTATACTTTTAACAATGAAAAACAACATAGAACATGCACCTGATTTCAATTCGCAATCTTCGAGCTAATGCAGCGCAGTATCCTGACGTAAAGACTAATATCGACCACTGGTTTGCAACGGTTAGCAAAGCGGAATGGCAAAATTTAGAAGATGTTCGTCTAGTTTATCGAGATGCTGAAGCCGTAGGAAACTTTACTGTTTTTAATATCAAAGGCAACACTTATCGACTGATTGTGGGAATCGACTACGAAGATCAAACGGTATATTACAAATACTTCCTCACCCACGCTGAATACGATAAAGACAAGTGGAAAAATGACCCTTACTTTTAATCCTGTTACCTATAGCAACCTGCTGGCTGAAGTCGCTCCAATGGTGATTGAAACAGAAGCTGAGTACGATCGCGCCTTAGCAGTGGCAGAGCGACTAACGTTTACCAAAAATCGCACTCCTGAAGAACGAGCTTTACACAAGCTCATGGTGATGCTGATTAAGGCTTATGAAGTAGAGCATTATCCAACAGAAAAATCTCCGCCGCACGAAATCTTGCAGCACATTATGGAATCAAGTGGAACTCGGCAATCTGATTTAGTTGGAATAATCGGATCGAGCGGGGTTGTTTCTGAGGTGGTTAACGGTAAGCGATCGATTAGTAAAGCTCAAGCTAAGACACTGGGAGAGTATTTCAAAGTGTTACCTAGTTTGTTTATTTTTGATCACGATTAGCTGAACTCAGCGCGATCGCTCTCCTATTCAACCCAGCGGAATGCACCGAAGTCATAAAGAGATAGATGCATTCCGCTGTAGAGTGGGCGACCCCTTGCAGGTATCTCGAAGAGCGCGCCCTTACACTGCCATGCGAGAACGGATCAGCACGCTCATCACTTCACCCGGATTAGGGGCAGGTAATAACCCGCTCCAGTTCCCGGCTTCGGCGTAGCCGCGCTGGTGTAATTCGTGAATGTTCTCGCGCACGCCTTCGGGAGAGCCAATCAGTAATACTGCTAGTTGTTCTCGGTGGGGAGTGGGCTGAGGCAATGCAGCCATCTGAGCGTCAACTGCTGACTGAATGGGCAGTTTGCTTCGTAGCTTGTTTCTCAACGTTGTATTCATTTGGCAATCATCCTTTGAGTTTCTGGGGACAGAAAACCCAAAACCTAGCCGCCCATCAAGTCGAAGCGAATCAGGGCGGCTAGGAGAATGTTAAAATCTCCGACAGCCACCATCCTGCTAGTGACAGTTTGGGGGTTAGCCGTCCATCTGCTGCTCGTAACAGCGATGGGCGGTGCTAGGTTTTTGGGGTCTGACTGTGTGCAATGCCACACAGCCTTAGCTTTGGAGAATACCGAGGATTGTTGGTGAAAGTCAAGGGGATGAAGGATTTTTATGCCATAATGCTGTCACCTCACCCCATTGAAAAAAGAGTAAATTCTGTTTAGCTCCGTAAAAAATAAGATATTTAGACAAACTGCGAAGGCAAATTGAGACTAAAAACTCTCTAATGACGGGTCATGCCTCTAGTCTACAGTGGCTGATTCATGGCAGAGGCACTCAAGATAGGTTGATTTTTCTTGTCCGAAATTGTAGACTATAAGTCACCTTTCGATGAATAGTTGCTGATAAATGTCTACAAGAGAACAAGATTTTGAACAAATTGCCCTTGCATTGTCTAGCAGCATTCGAGCCTCTGCACCTGGTGGCATTCTTGCAGAAGGTGATTCATTACTATTGCTTCAAAAGATACCTGCTCACAGTATTTCGCTGATTTTGACAGATCCGCCTTATCACTCTACAAAGAAGCAAAATATCTACGGCGATACTCAATTTGAGGAAGATCAGCATTATCTCGAATGGATAGAATCATATTCTTCCGAATGGCGTCGGGTGCTTCGTCCAAACGGCTCCTTATTCTGTTTCTGTGACTCTTCAATGGCTGCGCGGCTTGAGATGCTATTTACTAAGAGCTTTAATATACTCTCTCACATCGTTTGGACTAAGCCAAATGATCCAGGATTTGACGGTTGGAAAGGAAAAATGAAGAAAGAGGCACTCCGACAGTGGTATCCTCACTCAGAGCGTATCCTATTTGCCGAGCCAGCAGTTGAAGGAAATCTTCATCGTTCGCCATTTGCTAAGTTTCTTCGTGATGTACGGAGTAAAGCAGGCTTATCACAACATGAATTGACTGCTATGGTTGGTGCATATGGAAAAGTCAATCATGGCGGTGCAGTTTCTAATTGGGAAGCTGGTCGTAATACACCTAGCCGAGAACAATATGAAAAGATATGCTCCGCAATAATTAGTACAGGTCAGGTAGACTACATGCCGCCTTATGAAGATGTCACCCGAGTCTTTAAAATTGACGGCTCCAAAGAATTTACTGATGTCTGGACTTTCCCATCTGTTCGCCCCTACAAAGGTAAACATCCAGCAGAGAAGCCTTTGGCTATGTTGGAACATGCTATTGGGGCAACGACCAATCTAGGCGACATAGTACTAGACTGTTTTTCTGGTTCAGGAAGTACAGCTTTAGCTGCTCTCAATCTAGGAAGACGTACTATTGCGCTAGAAATTGATCAGAAGTGGGTAAAAGCTGTTGCTGCGCGTTTAGAGGTGGAAAATATGAAACGCAATGGGAAAGAGCTTAAATATCAACCACAAGAGAACGGTAGCTCAACTTTAGTGCATCAACTTGGATTGTTCTCAGGAGTAAAATGACCGTCATTGATGTTAATTTTAACGACGCCATACATCCACTCAAGAGTCTCCATAATGCCAGAATCTTTGACAACTACGTTGCAGTGATGGTGTCCCCAACCGAGATTATAGGGCCTATGATTATAGACTCCATACCTCAACTCTTCGATATGGAAAAGGTTTATCTGAGTTATGGTTAAGTTGTGAACTCCCCGACCTTCTGCCTGCTCTAGTCGGCTGAAGAAGCCTCGACTTGAAAGCTGCTCCAAGCACAGTGGACAAATTGTGAACCCATTTCGATTGATAGTACGAGCTTCGGTTAGTCGATCTTTGTCCAATAGATAAAATTTTTGACACTCTGCTTGAATGTATTGCTTTCGTATTGTAATGTCAGCAGCGTTCATGCCTTTCTCTATGGAAACATTATCTGAATCACAACAAGACCAGTAAAGGGCCTCAAGCTGAAGGCGACACTCTGCATTCATTTTCGAGCTTGCATACTCATATAATCTAATACCTGCTCCTTTTGAAGATGTCGAATCAAATCCCCGTATAATCTTTCCTCCATCTTCCGAGGAAGTTGTTGCAGACACTCGTGCTACGTACTGTCCGCCAAGAGGTTCTTGTCTAAATTGTGCAGCAGTCAAACCATTTATTTCAGGATTGTATAGGTTCCATTGAGTCCGAGTTTCATAAAATATCAACGTATTTCTACCAAGATATAATCCATGGGACTGAAGTTCTTGAACAATATTATCGGTAGTAAAGTAGATTTCTGGACTAATAAGAACAATAAACCCATTGTCAAAGGTCAATTCGCCATTAGGCGGGCTAGAACATTTTCCCCAGAGAGTATGAGGAATTAATACTGTGCTGTTTCTAGAAACACGATTTTGATATATGACATCATCATCTGCTCCTCTTGTCTGTCCTGTTTTATATATTTTCCTATCGAGGAGTTGAGGTAGTTTCGGTCTTCTTGCTCTAAAATCCATTTAGCTTGCCACTCATGTCGTGCTTCAGAAGTCTAGATGTTATCGGTATGATTATGAGCCATGTTTTTGATTAAATTCATCGAATAACTTTGTGAAAAATATTGGTAAGTCTACACCTAGTGCATATACTATCTGCTCTAATGAATCGAGTGTAATATTACGAACTCCTCTTTCAACTCCTGAAATATAAGTTCTGTCCAAGCCTGCTTTATCAGCAAGATCTTCTTGGCTCATACCGTTTGCCTTACGAAAATGTCTTACTGTAGAAGCGACGGCAGTGATCAGTACTTTTTCCATTCACAATTGACGTTTCCATTAATAGCCAGTAAAAAGCTGAGTGTTGTCACATTGTCTAAAAATGTAGATTATTAGTCCACGGACTATAAGTCACACAAGACATCAAAACTCCATCACACTTGACCTCCAAGAGGTTAGCTGTAGGAATTCGGGAGTGATTCACGGCAAGTGAAGTAAAACATTAGCATTCTATGCGCAATCGCCCTTCACACCACAGCAGCGATCGCCCCTACCCTAAGATCAAGACACTGAATATTGCAAGATTTACCACTCCTCAACAATGCCTGAACTGCTTTGACAAGCAATCGCACTTCCCGATACCGCAAGCAATCGCCCAAATTAGCAAGTCTCTATCAGCGCGATCGCACTTCTCATCACATCAGCGCGCTGCTTCGCAAATACCGCAAGGGTCGCTAACCCAGCCAAAACTTAGACCGCCAAGCCGATAAAATCGACTGCTTAAAAGAAATTTACTAAAACGAAGAGGGAACTCTATGAACAGGTAATAGGCAACCTAGCCTTGGATTTCTAGGAAAGAAGTAATGTTAAAGTTTGTCGTTGGTCATAGTAACGATCCCGATTCTCAAACTGCTGTCTTGGAAGTTTTAGAGCAAATACACTCTACTCTAGCAGGCATGAATCCCCAGGCAGGTATATTGTTTGCTGCCATTGATTTTGACCATACCCTCATTCTGAATCG
The DNA window shown above is from Timaviella obliquedivisa GSE-PSE-MK23-08B and carries:
- a CDS encoding TldD/PmbA family protein → MNDSILETILQLAKPRSEAAEIYFVSSEDTPIEFENNRLKSLQTKALQGVALRVICNGRFGFASSTDLTRLEDLVDAAVQTAEIGSAAEFEFAANFHQVESGGTNYAPPKTEELVEVGDRLIQQVHDYNAEILVDVSFHARSGTVKIVTSNDVYAERTSRTTSVSISGNLVRGEDFLQAYSFDVANDRPLNTDRILAELLEKYRRAEQTATISSGSYPVLFTPRAVASAIAGLFDTVLSGQTVVQKSSPLADKIGETLFDPRLTLFEDPSLGISARTFDDEGTPTSRKAYIKNGTVKGFYWDRRWAARAGRESTGNGFRGGLSRPSPDMVNICMAPGSTSTADLIASIDEGIIVDQVLGAGQSNQLAGEFSVNLDLGYKVEQGKIVGRVKNTMVAGSIFEAFQNLADLGDTPEWVGGGSYLPSLLFSKLGVSARQG
- a CDS encoding type II toxin-antitoxin system HigB family toxin, producing the protein MHLISIRNLRANAAQYPDVKTNIDHWFATVSKAEWQNLEDVRLVYRDAEAVGNFTVFNIKGNTYRLIVGIDYEDQTVYYKYFLTHAEYDKDKWKNDPYF
- a CDS encoding transcriptional regulator — encoded protein: MTLTFNPVTYSNLLAEVAPMVIETEAEYDRALAVAERLTFTKNRTPEERALHKLMVMLIKAYEVEHYPTEKSPPHEILQHIMESSGTRQSDLVGIIGSSGVVSEVVNGKRSISKAQAKTLGEYFKVLPSLFIFDHD
- a CDS encoding site-specific DNA-methyltransferase, yielding MSTREQDFEQIALALSSSIRASAPGGILAEGDSLLLLQKIPAHSISLILTDPPYHSTKKQNIYGDTQFEEDQHYLEWIESYSSEWRRVLRPNGSLFCFCDSSMAARLEMLFTKSFNILSHIVWTKPNDPGFDGWKGKMKKEALRQWYPHSERILFAEPAVEGNLHRSPFAKFLRDVRSKAGLSQHELTAMVGAYGKVNHGGAVSNWEAGRNTPSREQYEKICSAIISTGQVDYMPPYEDVTRVFKIDGSKEFTDVWTFPSVRPYKGKHPAEKPLAMLEHAIGATTNLGDIVLDCFSGSGSTALAALNLGRRTIALEIDQKWVKAVAARLEVENMKRNGKELKYQPQENGSSTLVHQLGLFSGVK
- a CDS encoding BstXI family restriction endonuclease; the protein is MDFRARRPKLPQLLDRKIYKTGQTRGADDDVIYQNRVSRNSTVLIPHTLWGKCSSPPNGELTFDNGFIVLISPEIYFTTDNIVQELQSHGLYLGRNTLIFYETRTQWNLYNPEINGLTAAQFRQEPLGGQYVARVSATTSSEDGGKIIRGFDSTSSKGAGIRLYEYASSKMNAECRLQLEALYWSCCDSDNVSIEKGMNAADITIRKQYIQAECQKFYLLDKDRLTEARTINRNGFTICPLCLEQLSSRGFFSRLEQAEGRGVHNLTITQINLFHIEELRYGVYNHRPYNLGWGHHHCNVVVKDSGIMETLEWMYGVVKININDGHFTPENNPS
- a CDS encoding helix-turn-helix transcriptional regulator; its protein translation is MEKVLITAVASTVRHFRKANGMSQEDLADKAGLDRTYISGVERGVRNITLDSLEQIVYALGVDLPIFFTKLFDEFNQKHGS